Below is a genomic region from Cloeon dipterum chromosome 2, ieCloDipt1.1, whole genome shotgun sequence.
CGCACCGGCCGTCTCCGTCCTACTCATCAGGTATGTCAAAATTGCTAGAATGGCATTCAATTGTTGTTCtgtcaattacaaattaagtGTAGACTTGCGACTTTCGTTTTGAACCGGAGTAAACACATATTTGCTAAGTTCTAAAGATGACAACTGTTATTTTATTGTGATATAACGATTTATAAATGGTGTTAAAAAAGAGGATACGAAAACCACATTTTCCTGCCAGAACCGACTCTTTTGGACCACTGAACAGATTCGTTAAAATTCTGGCCAGTCAAACAAAGATTTTCaagtttcttttaaattttcatgataaaaaacaataaacatcGTTGAacataaaatgaatatttctttttactgTCATTTGTACAACATGAAcggtaaaaaatgtattaattatttaatttgtgcacACACTATTGTTCTAagaagaattttcattttttaaaagtcttgAAACTTCAAATACTGCTAACTTTTTTAGAGaattttactgatttattaaaatcaggaaattaattatgacaGTACTCGCTAATATAAAAACGGTAAAAACGaccaaattccaaatttgaattcgTTAACCCATACTTTTTACTTTTGGAAACGAGccataaaaatgttcaataaaaggggcactaaaatattttatcatttcaatCAAACGGGAAAATCATCTACTGTTTAATTGTTCCTCTACAAGTCATGCATTATGTATAATATAATGCATAAAATGTACATGattggaggaaaaattcaGTTACAATCAGAATCTTTTTAGAATTAGATAGagaaaataagtattttaatCTGATAATTACAAATACCAACTTGTTGCATTTTCTGCTGAATTTCCTTTCATCAAATTGAAGGGAGGTGGAGAACAGAAACtcacttaaattcaattttcacccTAGGATAAAGCATACAAGCACGGTTCTCGTTTGGCCAGAGCGCTGTCGTGGCGatcaaaccaaattttacTGTCGCGTTGATCGGCCGATAATAATGTGGACTGGGTATAGTGGAGTGCGGCCGCGgagcaattaatttcgagAGCAGCCAGGCCAGCGGGAGCAGCGAGGGCGCATCGACCGCTCGCGCGGCTCCATTGTCGCGCCGTGAAATATTCATCGCGCGGTCATTATCCGTCCGAGGGCTTTGTTTACCGGCGCCGATGTGCGAAcgtgttcgttcgttcgctgcAGTGCCGACTCAATCGATCTCCGCCCCTTGTGCCGCCTCCAAATCTCTCTCAGCTGCGTGCTCCAGCAGTCTTTCTCTCGAGAAACAAAAACGCTACGCTTCCCAGCGCAACCGACTCCACTCTGCTGGATTTGTTTTGTCCTTAAGTCCTCTCTAGGCTCTTCCTTGCTTCTTTGTTCTCCACTTTAAATGATGGAAGagataggaaaaaaattacgacTTGGAACTGCGTTCTAAATAATACATAAGAGCTGGAAACAGAAaacctgattttattttaaaaaaatcgtaactTTCAAACATGACAACGCTGTATTACGTGaccccaaaaattaattgttttgttgTTAGACTTTTGACTTCCACAAGTAGTTGATTGATGTGAGTAGCCAACTGGTTTATTGTCCCAGCgctgaataattcaattgGTTTGGTAGCATTCTTCCGAGTATTTTAACTTTCGAAATGATATTGAGTTTACTGTAAAACACTTTTAACATATACTGGCATGCGGCACCCTCGGTAGGCTGAGAATATTGACAGATCGCGAAATGAGGCGCGTCTTTGAGTTATGAACACTTTATAGAATCAGGCGTACTACACACATGCATGTGAACTAAACAacgttgatttaaaaaaaacgttcaGACTTGCAATGGCACAACCTAATGCTAATGTCACGATAACAATAtgattcaaacaaaaaatattacaaaattttgtactGAAATACACAAGaaaagatttgttttaaaatcttaatcatcataaattatttattattatacgaGCAGAATTTCTACATGAATGCTATAGAAGAGGTTGTTCAAACtcgtttcaatttcaaatcccgagagtaaaatattgagcgtttagaaataaaagttttgtttcAGACAAAAACTTCTTTGTTGAAgggcaataattttaatccttgTTTGAACTTCTCAAAAGccaattataataataacgaGATGCAAATTCCTGCCCATTTACAAACTAATTGTTCCCATAACCAGCGGGGCAATAATCACGCGCAGTGTAGTTCCCTCTCTTATTCTCCGCTTGGCtcggtttttatttcatttctgccTTCTTTAGCGCACTCAGCCTGCTCGACGGctcattaatttgcaattcattCGCACGGGCGCCAGATGAGCTCGTCGGGCGTTGAAAATGTGTGTTTCCGCCCTCTTGACGCTGCGGCTTGCACTGTCTTTGAAGTCGCGTGCGCACCTTTttcgctctcgcgcgcgccgagcACACGCCTAAAGTGCACCCACTTGCGCGAATTTTGCTTGCAAAAAAGCGGCGGCAAACACACTTCTCTCTGACTCgagttcttttttaaattttcagcggcTCCAGAGCGGTCGCATAATTGTCTTTACGAAATCTTCAGCAAGTTTCCGCTTTTCCTGTTTTACAGTGAACCAACattttgttattgaaaatcatgtcCAGATTTTCTGCCAGATTTTTGCAAAGCATAAAAAACATCGAAATGGGATGAttgtgcagaaaaataaacaaaatccttttttatttattatgtaatgATCAAATACAGACAAGacagctaaaaaatattcaaatcgtTTTCAAAGAGgtgaaaaaacattattttccagggctgtcttaaaaatattttagaaaatctcGCCCTTGGAATGATGTTAATTcgatttttgccaaattatgCGAGTCTCTTTTGTATCAAGTTCACGTTTGAGCAATAAGCAAAGGATCGGGCTAAAAACCGTACGTGCTGTTTGTGTTGCAGGGCGCGAGTGAAAAGCGGGTTGCGGATTCTTGGCGCGCAAGCAACCTCGTCGCGGTGGCACGTGACCGTGGAGACAAACCCCAAGCAGACGATCGCCACCGTGACTGCCTTCAGGAAGGATGAAAACAGTGGTGTGGCACCGCCAACTAGCCTCGAAACCGAACCTCCAGCGCAGCCGACCAACGAGGCCGACTCCGAAAGGtgagtcaaaatttaatttggaatgaGCCCTGCCAAGAGATTCTATTGTTCTTCTCCAGAAACAGAAAGATAAGTGATCTGTTGGCAAAATTCATTTATGTGCGCTTTAATAAATGCCACTGACGACGaaagaattaaacaaataCGTCATGCTCTCGTACTTTCCATTAAAAAGGGAATTATTTGTGTCATTATTTGAACAGTTTCCCTTATTTACGTATCTTTTGTGAAAACAAGTGAAACCTACAAGATTGATTTATGATTCTTGATTTGCATCCAGaaaaaaccattaaattaaaaaaagaagtcTCTTAGAATGCCCGCATTCAAATCAAACTCTTTGGTGGCATGTCAACTTTGCTCAGAATTCAAAGTTACAAATCAGATATGAAgctttaaaatagaaaattaaacagggagagatttaaaattctaatacGAATCTAAATTTCGATCAGCTGAGACCTTTTTGccactaaataaaatttacgattttGTCCCACGGTTTGCCTTGTCCAAGATTACTTCACGCTTAGCTGCATGAAATAGCCTTTTTGACGGCTAATATTTCAGCAATGCGTGTGCACGGTgtgcattgaaaaattcataagtTTATCTAGGACGCGGTGTGTGCTTCTCATCTCGCGTGAAACGTGCGCAGCGGCCGTAATTGAATCGCGTTGGCCGCGCCAAGAAACAAatgcttcatttttattgatggaGAGCCGCCGGGAAAAGCGCATCTCATGcgagggcgggcgggcggagtGGGCATGCAAGCCCATTTATCACGACTTTGAGATGACCTCTCGACCACCTTTCTCACCCTTTTCACGCCGGACACCAATCTCGGCGGGCGGGCAATTTCCTCGCTCATTGCCCCGGGTTCTATATCATGTTGGCGTTCAGCCCCTCTAACAGTTTGATCCTGACACGAAATCTAACACAGAAACTCATTcaggaaaactaaaatttgcagTGGGGACTCGttcaaaattagtttctgTTCCTGCGAGGATATCAAgtctttttgcaattaaagtaTGCAAATATCTTCTGTTAAGCGAATTTTTTACATGTTTTTTGAGTCACAGAAAAACAAGATGGTTTGGTTTTGCAAAGATTTGttggttaattttattgttgattataattttttgtatttattaatattaaaaaggtttCTAGTAAACATGTTATTACATTCTAAAAAATCAacacttttttctttcagcgaagaagttaaaataaaaaatgaccgatttaaaaaaaaattagcataagGCATTTTTTGGCGAATGATTTGGACATCTAAATCGTTATTTCGATGATTAGTTCGCTTGAGCAATTaacctttttttctctctccataaaatatgattttctgTGCATTTTTGACATATATTATTACTTGATTTTGGATATAGATTAAATGAATTGAGAGTTCAAGAATGTGCacttcttatttaattaaaaatcatttgactttaaaaattttaaagggatttttttattagtaaaCCCTTTGTAGCAAACAAAAAAGCCTGtctcttttttttcttaaaaaaattgtccgaGACTGCTGATGAgctaagcatttttttgtgaatttctcTCATCCCCTGAGGTCATTGAGACGTGCTTTTGGTGCGATTTTCAGCAGTTCTGGCGCCGAGGAAGTGTTCAACTGGCTGCTGGAGGTGGAGGAGAGCTCGGAGCCATGGGAGGGTGGCCGCGTCGTCTGGGGCATCCGCTACGTGCTCGAGGGCGACACCCGCTTCCACGGCCAGCACACGCCATCGCCCGCCActgcctccgccgcctcctcctCATCCGCCACCTCCAGCTCACACTTCGCCCTGCAGCAGCGACGCGCCCGCCTCCTCAAGGAGGGTGGCGGCGCcgtcgcggccgccgccgtcgcgcACGATGAGGACGAGAGACGCAAGATCACCGCGCGTTTTGAGACGCAGAAAGACGACATACATGCTGTCCTCCCTATTTCCAAGGTACGCCTCCAAACGTTTCACTGACGTTTGTATCATAGttgaaacaagaaaataagctcaactgtattaaattaatcagaaaatctatttcatttttcaaaatgaatacCGTTTGCAAAAACATAGTTTGAAATTGCAAGCTCTACACTAGGGATTTATTAAACAACCAGATCATGcagagatttaaataaaattagatgttaaaattaaagcgaaaggaaaaaattagcttaaTATCTTTCGCCcgagagctaaaatttttcttggaataaaaattcgttttaagacgctaaattatttaaaattctctagaTTGACATTGAATGTCGTCCCTTAAATaagagtgttttttttctaatgaatggtgagaaatttaaaaataaaattaatattcacagTATTTTTAGTATGTAtgcaaaatgcttttaaacatttttttagagttttggTGCACTTATGGGcgttttgttaaatattaaatgagcTATTATTGATcgatttcaatattaaatcttGACAAACGTTAATAACAGTATAGAGCTTCCACATAAAATCCTATCCATCACAATTTAATATATGATTGGATAGATGACACTCGATTATCACTGTTTGATAGTTACatggtaaaattaatatctcaaataaaatgtgaagTGAAATCGATGAATGGTCATTAAAAGTAATAAACAGATAGGAACACTAATACCAATCGACTTTTTGCCCATCAAAGAGCTCATATAGTCATGCGTTATACGTCCTCGCTTTTTCAAATGGTGCCTTTTTGAGCACGTACTCCATGAAAAAAGGACCATTTGTGTGTGGTGAAATAGATTTGAAAAGAGGAGCTATATTCGTGTGCCATTTTTCAGTAAAGTCTATATTATATCGCCATCTGAATGAGTGtatgagaaatatttgtgGTTGTCTTCGTGAAATTTCTCTTTGTCTCTATTATTTAACCAttaaagccaaatttaatgtgtagaattcatatattatgtgtcttttaaaataaaatcataatgagcttattttttataataatttgcaatttgatcCCATCGAAAATTCTAAGTTAGTTCTTTTCAACAGTTCCACAAAGCTAACGGAGCGATTGACGTTCACATTAGGGTTCGCAGTCAATATCACCATCTCGGAAATGGGGCAGTCATTCATTCATAATTGATGTGTGATTTCAGAGCTGGGAGGTGCTGAACACGGCGGTGCTGACTGGCAGACAGGTGTCGCAGGCGATGAAAGTGTTCATCGTGAGCAGGGCGGGCAAGGTGGCCGACGTCACCCTGCAGGCGTCGTGCCGCTCCGTCGAGGAAAGCGTTCTCAAGGTACCTAACAGACTGCCGCGTCCCGCGTCCCATAAATATGCTTGTTAGAAGCGCGAACTGCGCGGAAGGAAAGCTGCTTGGGCTTGCCCTCGCGCGACCCCGCGTGCATGCGCCGTTCGATATTTGTTGCTCTTCCTGCTTTTCTCGCCCCATCGCACACTCAAGAAAGGCTCCACGACACCCCAACCGCACAGCGTCGGCGCCTCTCCCTCCTTCCCTCCCGACCCAACAGAAATtcgcacaaataaaattaaacgcgCCTTTTTGGGGGGAGAGTAGAAAACAGCCTCGTTTTTCGCCAGACGTGGTGGCAAACTTTGTAATCGAAATTTAATGAAGACTACTATGCTGTAGCGATATTTTTCCTTGGGGTTGGCTGACTTGAGTTAGGTTAAAACGTTGGGTTATGATAATACTAAGTTTATAACGGGTCGTAAACATTGATATATATTAAAGAATtcttttaacattaaaatccttaaaatacCTGTTCACTTTTATCcggtattttttaacatggAATACAACATTCAATTTACGACAGTTAAGATCAAGTttgcaattttagtttttttccaTAACATGTCGATTGTTTTGAGACGGTAGTGGACTCCGGAGTCCATTTAGCCGGGACTTTGGAtggctcatttttttataaaatcacttttataGAGAATCTCTTTGGttattactgttttttttcatttatcttttttcaaGGGTTTCAAgtcctattttaattttgttcctcTCAAGGGATcgcaaaaatttgcatatttcctTAAAATGCACTGAATTGCCAAAacttttgtgcattttttcaCAAACTTTTGCGCATTTACCTTAAACATGAATGGACACTCTAGATCATAGTATTTAAAACTGTATAGACAgccaataattgatttaaaaaattataattataaccTTTAGGCTTTTTTTCAGTTAGCATTTTCATACTCCTTTTTCGGTCAGTATAAAAAACGTTAAAACCcctaaattggatttttatcgGCTGTTTTTCCCTCAAAAATTATGATGCAAAATTGAGGAACCCTGGTTCGAAGTTTGTGtgattcaattcaattcaaaataatttttcgtgcTCATTTGGTACAATATAACGAATTAAACTTAcagcacagaaaaatattcgtCTGTTTTGATTgctcaagataaaaatttaaattccacacCACGTAGTTGAATTCCAAATGCAACCATTTTCCAAACGGAAACGAGAAACACAGAGAGAAGCAgatcataaataattcattcccCATCCGACATTCTTGCGAACTTCGCTTCGGCATCTgtaaaactctgctgattcgGCAAGTTTTGTACCAAAATTGACCAAGGTTTGCGGCATAAATAgaaacaaagttttttttttcattttatttttgccaatattttcGCGAATCCCCCTGCAGTCGGCTGCCCGAACGGATCCATAACCGATCCGTGACCGGCGTCGTCAGCAGGCGATTTGCGATGCGAAACACGTGCCTGCGTATGTGTCACACACACGCCGGAGCCAAATCCGCCCTGGTGAACGAAACGAACAAAGTCTAGCTTGCTGCagtggcgcgcgcgcgtccgCCATGCAAATCGAGAGTCTTCCTGCACCGCGGCTGGCCGTATAGCAATCAGCAGCCACCAGTGCTTGCTCGCTCTCTTTGATTAATCGCGCAGAGCGCGGCGATAATTAATCGTCGCGCCAAACGCTACTGCACAcgtgcgctgctgctgctactgctttTTTCGTTCGCCGGCGGCTCCTCTTTCGTTGTTTCGTCCGAAACCGCGTCTGCCAAGCAGGTGTGCGGCTGCGAAATTaatctgccgccgccgccgccgctaccGGCGAGGAATTTCCCAGTTGACTGCGCCGACATGGTCTCCCTGAGATATGCAACAGTCACGACGGCCATGTTCTCCCGGCTGACTAAACACCAATCGAAGCAGCCGCCACCCTCTGGGGAGAAAGGCCGCCGCAATTTTGATACGGAGCGAGATCTGCTTAAACACATACATAAGACACGTCGACCGTGTTCTTTCCTCCCATATACGAGCGTCAGCCCTTGATGGCGTGCAAAAGTAATAGATCGGCTGTGATTCTCGATTTTGCAACGCCCGCAGTTCTGCTTTATTTGTTCAGGGTAGAGAGCGACTGAAgacaaaatctttatttttgagTAAGAATTATTCTGAATACTGATTTAGGCTAGCAAATGAACCATAACTTGAAAGCTTTTATTAGCACTGAAGGGAAGTTCAGAGTTCTCTAAAcgataaaactaaatttaggatcaaaattttgtttattgcgTTTCAGCAGGGCCACTTTTCCCTATACATCccacattaaaaagaaaacaaaggacataaaaaatcattttgaatcaGTAAGACAATCCAATTCGttgagagaaatattttaatgaaacccgtaaccaaatatttttcgctgTGGAGTTAACCTCCTGAACAAGGAACCCGATATTGCAAaacatttcacttttttatatttccgtGGAAAAAACCCTTACTCGATATTTCttgctttcaaaatattaaaatttcaataaacaaataataaaaatggtgaaGTATGTAGCTCTGCAAGTCTAGATATACTTAAAACAGTGGAGCATTCCTTGACAAAGATGATCTCACAATTTCCACATTGCAAGACAAATATTTCCTCTTTATAAGGAACCCGCCGAAATAATATCTGAACAAGactaaaattttaggaaaacaCCAAACAACTGCAACCATTAAAGTCTCAGTACCactcttattattttttaacacgcGTGcccatttttatattcaaaattacaaacgaATGAAAAAGTTTGTATATCCTattataactaaaaaatatgtgttgTAGTGTTCTAGCTTCTGGTAGTATGTTATATTCAGTTCTGCTGCTGATGACGAGCACAGTTTCCTTATTTCCTTTCTTATACTCTGACGCCTATGCTCATTTTGCACGCTTTAGACACAACAAGTGTCATGTAGCGGATACGCAGAAAACTTGATAACATTCCCGACTGTGTATGTGTGTCTTTAGGTGTCGTCGTCGTGCAGCTCGGTGTACGTGGACGGCTCGGAGGTGCGAGGCTCGAGCAATGCGTCTGTGTTGGTGCAGTATGGCCCTTACTCAGGCGTGGCCAAGTTCACCGTGTGGACGCCCGAGTACCCCCTGGAGGTGTCCGTCGGTGACCAGCGCCTCAGTCAGGTCAAGGGCTGGCGGGTGCCCGACCTAGCCGCTGGCTCATCCATGTGAGTGCTTGGCAAACGGACTACGCGCAGAATATCTCACTCTTGTTTTTTTCCTCCACTTCAGCAGCAAAACGAAGCGCTCCCCAGCTGAGGAGTCAAGTTACACGAGCAGCGGACGCTTCATTCGCGGAGGAGGCTGGCTCGAGCCCCTCTCACCTGACGAGAAATTAGAGTCCGCTGACCGGCCGCACTGCCGACTCCGTTTCCAGCAGACCAATGTTGAGGTAATGATTAAATTAGCATTCGAGATTTTGcctgtttaataaattaaggaTATTTTAACGTCTCgtgctatttaaatattgcaattcagaaaatatattttgttgtgttttttatgTTGTTAGTTGCTGGTTATGGAATTAttacttgattttattttaagctaaaactaaataattttcctacttctgtaattttatgaaaatttgtgggaataatttaatcttgaaGGAAACCCTCAAGATACTAATACTATTTGATTAATCAATTATTGGTAattaattccatcaaacctccAAATTTCAGGTTTACTCTCGTTTCTATGCTGACGACCACGACGTTGGCCGCATTTCTTTCTTTAGCTCAAAACGCACCTGGCTCAGGGTTACTGACCTTGTGCTCGGTCTGCTCAGGGTTTCCGACGCTCGCATCGCCTCACTCCACGGCCGCACCCTCCAGGGACAGAGCGTCGGTAGAACAGAAGTTCAGGTACATATATGCTAAAATCATAATTCAATCCAATTCAAATAAGGCATAAAGTTGATCAGGGTCAGGGAATGATACCCTGAAATtcatgtataatttaattgccttttgtctattaagaaaaattctgcaaaaatcgaatatatttttgttaatctgcaaaagttagaaaaattatacatGGGGTAggaaaagaattaataataaaaaatatataacatgTGGCTCTACTCTCTGCGTGAAATTACAAGGATGGGTGGCTAGTAGCAGGAAGCATAATGtttctctcattaattttgttcaccAATAAGTGGTGAGAGCGTAgtcaaactttttttttaaattaccagaGATTGAAATTTCCCTGCAGGACAAACTATGTTATACATGAAAATTACTACTGATGTTTCCTGAGGGGCCAAAACATTATCTAAACAGTAGAAGAACATGtgaaattctctctctctctctatttaaAGTTTACTCTTAACCACTCATCCTAAGAGTAGAgtcatttgtatttttatactaaaaaaagtttctttataatttacattaatGCACATTTATTACTCTCTTGAAACACAGTTAAAGAGTATAAACTCAAACATTGAACACTCCCAGGTTCTGTCCCTTTTTAactaacttgatttttttttgtattttcctcACAGGTGGTGTCACCGGTGACGGGTCGCGTGCTCGGCGCCAAGGAGATCCGCGTGAGCAACGATCGCGTTTCTGTGTCTGGACTGACGGTGCGGGTGGTGTCCGGGCTGCAGCTGTCCATCTCGCCAGATGGGACAGCTAACGGCTACGTGGCGACGACGTCTGTGACGCGGCGACTGACGGCACAGTACCAGGAGGGCCTGCTGGACGTGGAATTGCGCTTCAACGACGACACAAGTACGGCGCTGCGTGACGTCAGCGTTGCCGACTACCTTCTCACCGTCGACAGTCAGAACCCGGAGGTGGTGGCGTTCGCTCCCATGGCCGCCTCGCCGCACCCGCGCGTCATCGCGGTCGGCGAGGGCCACGGCCCCCTGCTCAGGCTCACCCTGCGCCTGCCAGACAGGTGTGCCGGTCCTGCGGCCACCAAGGGCCGCGCGGCCTCCGCCACTGTCAAGGGCCGCCCGCCGACGCCGCTAGTCCCCAGCAACAACGTGCTTGCTACCGCATTTGCTGACGTTAAGGTCGACTTCTCCGGCAGCCAGCGCCCTGAGTTTGTGCAGAACGATGGTAGCGAGGCGGTGAACTATGGCAACGCCCGAGTTGCCCTACACGAAATCACTAACATCCAAGACATCCTCATTGGTGAGTTTCTCAATATAAAATGGGTTCAATGGCCCTGGTAAAAATCGATTGCTTTCCGATCAATAACCACCAAAACGAGTTCCTGTCAAACCACAGACCAATACGCTTGTTTAAAAGCTCTCGGTGGTTATTTAGCGTTCTGAGCTTTTTGTTGCGGtcgatgatttaattttaattggaccTCTCGTTAGTTGGCTGCTTATTGTTACTCTCGACGGTCTCTAAATTGAGTTGCAATGTAaacgattttgaaaattggtccttttttgaatattttgcagcgcttttaaaactttgcttTTGAACAGTTGAGATATGTTATAtagacttttttatttacccaAATACTGATCTGGTttagaactaaaaaattaaattgtcagtTTTCGTCTATGCATGACTTACCATCAAAAATGCAATAACACAGATTTTTTAGACTAGAGAATTTTAGTCAGTCGGTTTTCTTAATTCTAGCTTTATTGAGGGTAATTtacgaaaattattaaatactgATTGATACAAATTGGTATCTTCAACTTGAATTAAATACCGACTATTTTGGACCAAAATGCTGACAGAAcctctgaaaatattaattttaccctCTGTCTATCAATCTTCTCGCTATAAAAGCTTCAGAgctgaaaatacatttttgtctTGCCCTCCATGGCTACTTTTGCCACAGGAGAGTTCCGATTCCAAAcactcaaaatattatatggAGTGAAGCAAACTAAATAAACGGAGTGAACTTCTTATCTGAAATCTGAAAatgagatttcatttttaaaaaagccaatCACC
It encodes:
- the dtn gene encoding transmembrane protein 132E isoform X2 is translated as MLRAWTLLAAVACAVALGGAGVSAVEVHFENKDGGFFLKYVPAEQSSKTELEAAAETAEEAADDEEEEAAAVLSEEHLTVLQSAQPAAVRATFGPFSTKQTVPARYVVPDATVDASAPPPPAPLPPDVLDADLLAHTLDVSAHLVTPQVPRDAPVLRVLFHAGQHKAAAPPVGAPPPAAASGRRQQRVCIVLHATLADRPAEAAACSPGGDDGVCLAQLTLPAAWWPSLPSPDFFSEPPHETKPVNKVPRRMVRISYSVFEPRGSEPCSPSPSARVQIQPATPLGAVPLVSAVAPYRKLRADPGLAMVLPYAPLYPRSRFYVPLFVQPRPNAPAVSVLLIRARVKSGLRILGAQATSSRWHVTVETNPKQTIATVTAFRKDENSGVAPPTSLETEPPAQPTNEADSESSSGAEEVFNWLLEVEESSEPWEGGRVVWGIRYVLEGDTRFHGQHTPSPATASAASSSSATSSSHFALQQRRARLLKEGGGAVAAAAVAHDEDERRKITARFETQKDDIHAVLPISKSWEVLNTAVLTGRQVSQAMKVFIVSRAGKVADVTLQASCRSVEESVLKVSSSCSSVYVDGSEVRGSSNASVLVQYGPYSGVAKFTVWTPEYPLEVSVGDQRLSQVKGWRVPDLAAGSSIKTKRSPAEESSYTSSGRFIRGGGWLEPLSPDEKLESADRPHCRLRFQQTNVEVYSRFYADDHDVGRISFFSSKRTWLRVTDLVLGLLRVSDARIASLHGRTLQGQSVGRTEVQVVSPVTGRVLGAKEIRVSNDRVSVSGLTVRVVSGLQLSISPDGTANGYVATTSVTRRLTAQYQEGLLDVELRFNDDTSTALRDVSVADYLLTVDSQNPEVVAFAPMAASPHPRVIAVGEGHGPLLRLTLRLPDRCAGPAATKGRAASATVKGRPPTPLVPSNNVLATAFADVKVDFSGSQRPEFVQNDGSEAVNYGNARVALHEITNIQDILIGVPMKDENNHEPTVQARQHPAQRLHAAMTPLEIGMYVLLGAFCLAIVVFVVSCVVYASKFKDEHAAAVAAARRPMAAAGQPHVRLLASSASGNKRDSTTNAHDWVWLGRATLERTQPRGPAVRLTANPAFQVASFDNPCHVELPSRPPPLNTATYCKRPASQNDNSEWHITEPPPLPPHASSALSPSDPSYKPPVPPHRNLNPASAPVSPPPRVQSSSSSPVPELPRRKGRGRGRGRSSAASADAVTADELLMVKRAHVVGNPMFSEQEQEELMASDVGLDLNLGMDYEQILEYFDNLKESNA